From a single Gimesia fumaroli genomic region:
- a CDS encoding DUF1549 and DUF1553 domain-containing protein yields MNGLNRRAICVLLLVSAWGICTPAWANPANRRAFARYFGNYLSESMNSCGTCHVGKHAEGAESLDDFPHNPFGTQLRLEGDKLSEANRDPEIALRLKLLADQDADGDGFSNLQEILVGTAPGDKTKFPDAAAVQKLKTLTAEFSEYQNRYAWKPFQTVKRPEVPLVKDADWARNPIDHFIAAGHEQKGLKRAGEAAPSILLRRVSLDLVGLNPTPEEIRAFLKESETNPRAYEEVVDRLLAHPAYGERWGRHWMDVWRYSDWAGYKDALRVSQRHIWHWRDWIIESLNADKGYDQMVVEMLAADELKPDDWDTLRATGFLARNYHAVRDQWMDDVVKHTSQAFLGITVGCAKCHDHMYDPIRQDEYYQMRAVFETYHVRTDRVEGVLDTSENGIPRAYDKSVTAKTWFFEKGDERRPVKDKSIPPGVPKFLGGAYEVQPVSLPLVASQPAQRDFVKQDFLSQMRGAMEQAKQPEQRLAAESALAVLEAQFAIEEMEAAGDKKSDAWKTAAKELVKLQREAALKEAHWKLTSAVEKQEQAKQTLAKAEKGKKKSAISKAKQQFKKAEQAHKAAEKSLKKAEEAAQAKVTTKYTPRKQPTYPKQSSGRRLAFARWLTDRNNPLTARVAMNHIWLRHFGQPIVPTVNEFGGNGREPTHPALLDWLAAELMKRNWSMKEMHRLIVTSATYRMAGTGSKANSKIDPDNLYLWKKSARRMEGEIVRDNLLSIPGRLDPQLGGPDISNEQAQDSRRKSIYLRHAHEKLVEFVQIFDGPSVSECYMRETSVQPHQALALANSKLSFLASEALTAKIEQKTTGDVDAFIEEAFLSIISRLPNAEEKKLCREFLFDGTEGGKGTPSQDQFQKLITVLFNHNDFVTIR; encoded by the coding sequence ATGAACGGTTTAAACAGACGAGCTATTTGTGTGCTGCTGCTGGTTTCAGCGTGGGGAATCTGCACTCCTGCCTGGGCGAATCCGGCGAACCGCCGTGCGTTTGCCCGCTACTTTGGAAACTATCTTTCCGAGAGCATGAATTCCTGCGGCACCTGTCATGTTGGCAAACATGCCGAAGGGGCGGAGTCGCTGGATGATTTTCCGCACAATCCGTTTGGAACACAATTACGGCTCGAAGGGGACAAGCTGAGCGAAGCGAATCGCGATCCCGAAATTGCGCTGCGACTGAAATTGCTCGCCGACCAGGATGCCGACGGAGATGGCTTTTCCAATCTGCAGGAAATTCTGGTCGGAACGGCTCCCGGTGACAAAACCAAATTCCCTGATGCGGCGGCAGTTCAAAAACTGAAAACCTTGACCGCTGAGTTCAGCGAGTATCAAAATCGTTATGCCTGGAAACCGTTCCAGACGGTAAAACGTCCTGAAGTACCATTGGTTAAAGACGCGGACTGGGCGCGGAATCCCATCGATCACTTCATTGCCGCCGGTCACGAACAGAAAGGCCTGAAGCGGGCCGGTGAAGCGGCGCCGTCGATTTTGTTACGACGCGTTTCTCTGGATCTGGTCGGATTGAATCCGACGCCGGAAGAAATTCGTGCGTTTCTAAAAGAGAGCGAAACCAATCCGCGGGCCTACGAAGAGGTGGTAGATCGCTTGCTCGCGCATCCCGCTTACGGCGAGCGCTGGGGACGACACTGGATGGACGTCTGGCGATACAGTGACTGGGCCGGTTATAAAGATGCACTCCGTGTGAGTCAGAGGCATATCTGGCATTGGCGGGACTGGATTATTGAATCGTTGAATGCCGACAAGGGCTACGATCAGATGGTTGTCGAAATGCTGGCGGCGGACGAATTGAAACCCGATGACTGGGATACGCTGCGCGCAACCGGCTTTCTGGCACGCAACTATCACGCAGTTCGGGATCAGTGGATGGACGATGTGGTGAAGCATACGTCACAAGCCTTTCTGGGGATTACCGTGGGCTGTGCGAAATGCCACGATCATATGTACGATCCGATTCGACAAGACGAGTACTATCAGATGCGTGCGGTTTTTGAAACTTATCACGTACGCACCGATCGCGTGGAAGGTGTGCTGGATACCTCCGAGAATGGGATTCCACGGGCCTATGATAAATCGGTGACTGCCAAAACCTGGTTCTTCGAAAAAGGGGATGAGCGGCGGCCAGTCAAAGATAAAAGCATTCCTCCCGGGGTTCCGAAGTTCCTGGGGGGCGCGTATGAAGTGCAACCGGTTTCCCTGCCGCTGGTGGCCAGTCAACCGGCCCAGCGGGACTTTGTAAAACAAGACTTTCTGTCTCAGATGCGAGGTGCGATGGAGCAGGCAAAGCAGCCGGAACAGCGTCTGGCTGCCGAAAGTGCCTTAGCCGTCTTAGAAGCGCAGTTTGCGATTGAAGAAATGGAAGCTGCGGGAGATAAGAAATCGGATGCGTGGAAGACCGCCGCAAAAGAACTGGTGAAGTTACAGCGCGAGGCGGCGCTCAAGGAGGCGCACTGGAAACTGACGTCCGCGGTTGAGAAACAGGAGCAGGCGAAACAGACGCTGGCGAAGGCAGAAAAAGGAAAGAAAAAATCAGCCATCAGCAAAGCGAAGCAACAATTCAAGAAAGCCGAACAAGCCCACAAGGCGGCAGAAAAAAGTCTGAAGAAAGCAGAAGAAGCGGCTCAGGCAAAAGTGACGACGAAGTACACGCCGCGCAAACAGCCGACCTATCCGAAACAGAGTTCGGGACGTCGTCTGGCATTTGCCCGCTGGCTGACAGACAGGAACAACCCGCTGACCGCGCGGGTGGCGATGAATCATATCTGGCTGCGGCACTTCGGTCAGCCCATTGTCCCAACGGTGAATGAGTTTGGCGGCAATGGTCGCGAACCAACGCACCCGGCTTTACTGGACTGGCTGGCTGCGGAACTGATGAAACGAAACTGGAGCATGAAAGAGATGCACCGGTTGATCGTCACCAGTGCGACATACCGAATGGCGGGCACCGGTTCAAAAGCGAATTCCAAAATTGATCCGGATAATCTGTATCTTTGGAAAAAGTCGGCCCGCCGCATGGAAGGTGAGATCGTTCGCGATAATCTACTGTCGATTCCCGGACGACTTGATCCGCAACTGGGGGGCCCGGATATCAGCAATGAACAGGCCCAGGATTCTCGTCGCAAGAGTATTTATTTGAGACACGCGCACGAAAAACTGGTCGAGTTTGTTCAGATCTTCGACGGGCCCAGTGTCTCAGAATGTTATATGCGTGAAACGAGCGTCCAACCGCATCAGGCGTTGGCGCTGGCGAACAGTAAGTTATCGTTTCTGGCCAGTGAAGCATTGACGGCAAAAATCGAACAAAAGACAACGGGCGATGTAGACGCCTTCATTGAGGAAGCGTTTCTGTCGATTATTTCCCGTCTACCAAACGCGGAAGAAAAAAAGCTGTGTCGTGAATTTCTGTTTGATGGGACCGAGGGGGGCAAAGGGACACCTTCGCAAGACCAGTTTCAGAAGTTGATTACCGTGCTGTTCAACCATAATGATTTCGTCACGATTCGCTAA
- a CDS encoding DUF1501 domain-containing protein codes for MSLPHMNRRTFLGDTGMGMTGMALTSLLFQNGELQASESRSGRHLAPRAKSVIWIFLIGGLSHLESFDPKPALNKYAGKSIDETPFGDAVLNKDKINKVLLDPSKQKRKIYKSLMPLQTGFKKYGESGLEISDWFPHMGSCADDLTLVRSMWTIDNNHGAQLTYHTGRKITEGAFPTVGSWVSYGLGSGNQNLPHYVVLGNPSADCCGAAWTHGSAYLGPEHAGVRMKVDAKQPLSFVRSADERLTPAEQKKMFGLLGKLNRQTGIQYPDDQYLQARIKSYELAFQMQSTVPEVMQFQEETESVQNLYGLNDKVTKDFGEKCLAARRLTEQGVRFIQLFHGYRGNAGAWDSHRDIKRLHSKLAAQVDQPIAGLIKDLKLRGLLDETMVVIGSEFGRTPGAEHREGNSTVQGSGRDHHPHGFSIAMAGGGIKGGHVHGATDELGFHAVEDRHYVTDLHATVLHQMGLDTTQLNYPGRQRLERDYGEVIHDILS; via the coding sequence ATGTCATTGCCTCACATGAACCGCCGTACGTTTCTGGGAGATACCGGTATGGGTATGACCGGCATGGCGTTGACTTCGTTGTTGTTTCAGAATGGGGAATTGCAAGCTTCGGAATCCCGATCAGGCCGCCATCTGGCGCCGCGAGCAAAATCGGTGATCTGGATCTTTCTGATCGGGGGCTTGAGCCATCTGGAGAGTTTTGATCCCAAGCCGGCACTCAACAAATACGCGGGCAAGTCGATCGATGAAACGCCGTTCGGAGATGCGGTCCTCAATAAAGACAAGATTAACAAAGTATTGCTGGATCCCTCGAAGCAGAAACGAAAAATCTATAAATCACTGATGCCGCTGCAGACCGGCTTCAAAAAATATGGCGAGAGCGGATTAGAAATCAGCGACTGGTTCCCCCACATGGGTTCCTGTGCCGACGATCTGACGCTGGTCCGATCGATGTGGACGATTGATAATAATCATGGTGCCCAGTTGACTTATCATACCGGCCGGAAAATTACTGAAGGAGCGTTTCCTACGGTTGGCTCGTGGGTCAGTTATGGACTTGGGTCGGGTAATCAAAATCTGCCGCATTATGTGGTGCTCGGAAATCCCAGTGCCGATTGCTGCGGTGCTGCCTGGACACACGGTTCTGCTTATTTAGGACCGGAGCATGCAGGCGTGCGGATGAAAGTCGACGCGAAGCAGCCGCTGTCCTTCGTGCGTTCGGCTGATGAAAGGCTGACTCCGGCCGAACAAAAGAAAATGTTCGGATTGCTGGGGAAATTGAATCGGCAAACCGGAATTCAATACCCGGACGATCAATATCTGCAGGCGCGGATCAAATCGTACGAACTCGCGTTTCAGATGCAATCCACGGTTCCGGAAGTCATGCAGTTTCAGGAAGAAACCGAGTCAGTTCAAAACCTGTATGGTCTGAATGATAAAGTGACGAAAGACTTTGGTGAGAAGTGTCTGGCTGCACGTCGTCTGACGGAGCAGGGCGTGCGGTTTATTCAACTGTTCCACGGTTATCGCGGCAATGCCGGGGCCTGGGATTCGCATCGAGACATCAAGCGGCTGCATTCGAAACTCGCGGCACAAGTCGATCAACCGATCGCCGGACTCATTAAAGATTTGAAACTGCGTGGTCTGCTGGATGAGACGATGGTGGTGATCGGATCGGAATTCGGCCGCACCCCCGGAGCCGAGCACCGCGAAGGAAACAGTACCGTGCAGGGCTCGGGACGCGACCATCACCCGCACGGTTTCAGTATTGCGATGGCCGGGGGCGGCATTAAGGGAGGCCACGTTCATGGGGCCACCGATGAACTCGGTTTTCATGCCGTTGAAGATCGTCACTACGTGACCGACCTGCATGCGACGGTGTTGCATCAGATGGGCCTCGATACGACGCAACTAAACTATCCCGGCCGACAACGGCTGGAGCGGGATTACGGGGAAGTAATACACGATATTCTGAGCTAG
- a CDS encoding glutaredoxin domain-containing protein gives MRNASIIEFVRPNQHLLRLLFLGLILLSQFAGAQPAFSEEPRCASLELFIRNDDEENTQVIKRVKAFAEKNGHIKLHIHNLDEDKKHDERFQQILKYFHLETAETPALYGCNYLLRKLKPDETTDTRIQSLLTVSIYTRTGCAKCAAAKEFLPLLKEQYPVFQYKIYDIVSDNSARERVQKLSERYGKQAVSVPVFHFCNKLIVGWVSEQSTGQKLEETMQFWTKACPKEKPKAKPADENQSSSSTNQLNRPPALKAPDAINAPTLAVRPVPVQPLVLSARVDTHSITQTASLLLASQLASLADDDALDPPPPALPSDEGLPPIPGGDSSPPPLPFGQPPVVAGEKQPPPALEEGDTIEVPFLGELSQSRLGMPAFTFLIGLVDGFNPCAMWVLLFLLSLLVNLKSRAKIVAVAGTFVLISGLAYLAFMAAWLNVFLLIGYLPTVQFLLGLFAVMIGLIHVKDYFAFKKGISLSIPEWAKPGLYARMRRIVNAENLTGAIIGASILAVLVNIIELLCTAGLPALYTEILTMQNYPAWKSYSYLCLYIVAYMLDDTIMVTIVVVTLGRHKLQETQGRYLKLFSGVVILLLGLVLIIKPSLLF, from the coding sequence ATGAGGAACGCGTCAATCATTGAATTCGTCAGACCAAACCAGCATTTGCTGAGACTCCTTTTTCTCGGCCTGATCCTGCTCTCCCAGTTCGCGGGTGCCCAGCCTGCTTTCTCAGAGGAACCGCGATGTGCGTCGCTGGAACTCTTCATCCGTAACGACGATGAAGAGAATACGCAGGTCATCAAGCGAGTCAAAGCGTTCGCGGAAAAAAACGGGCACATCAAACTCCATATTCACAATCTTGATGAAGATAAAAAGCATGACGAACGCTTTCAGCAGATTTTAAAGTATTTTCATCTGGAAACCGCCGAAACCCCGGCACTGTATGGGTGTAATTATCTGCTCAGAAAACTCAAACCCGATGAAACAACAGACACACGAATCCAGTCCCTGTTAACGGTCTCCATCTATACCAGAACTGGCTGTGCCAAATGTGCAGCCGCCAAAGAGTTCCTGCCTCTGCTCAAAGAGCAATATCCGGTCTTTCAATACAAGATCTATGATATCGTCAGCGATAACAGCGCGCGGGAACGGGTTCAGAAACTATCGGAGCGTTACGGAAAACAAGCCGTTAGCGTGCCCGTCTTCCACTTCTGCAACAAATTGATCGTCGGCTGGGTCAGTGAACAATCGACGGGCCAGAAGCTGGAAGAGACCATGCAGTTCTGGACGAAGGCCTGCCCGAAAGAGAAACCAAAAGCAAAGCCGGCAGATGAAAATCAGAGTTCCAGCAGCACAAACCAGCTGAACCGACCGCCTGCACTGAAAGCGCCCGATGCGATTAACGCTCCCACACTGGCGGTCAGACCCGTTCCAGTTCAACCCCTCGTCTTAAGTGCGCGTGTGGACACGCATAGCATCACGCAAACCGCCAGCCTGCTCCTGGCGAGTCAGCTGGCCAGTTTGGCAGACGATGATGCGTTAGATCCTCCCCCGCCAGCCCTACCCTCCGATGAGGGGCTTCCCCCGATCCCGGGCGGTGATTCCAGCCCGCCACCACTCCCCTTTGGTCAGCCGCCGGTGGTGGCAGGCGAAAAACAGCCCCCTCCCGCGTTAGAAGAGGGGGACACCATCGAGGTTCCCTTTCTCGGAGAGTTAAGCCAAAGCCGGTTAGGAATGCCGGCTTTTACTTTTTTAATCGGCCTGGTGGACGGGTTTAATCCCTGCGCCATGTGGGTGTTGCTGTTTTTGCTGTCGTTGCTGGTGAACCTGAAGAGTCGCGCTAAAATTGTCGCAGTCGCGGGCACGTTTGTTCTGATCAGCGGACTGGCGTATCTGGCATTTATGGCGGCCTGGCTCAATGTGTTTTTACTAATTGGTTATCTGCCGACAGTGCAGTTTCTGCTGGGACTCTTTGCCGTGATGATCGGATTGATTCACGTCAAAGATTATTTCGCATTTAAAAAAGGGATCTCGCTTTCGATTCCCGAATGGGCTAAGCCCGGACTCTACGCCCGCATGCGGCGGATTGTCAACGCCGAGAATCTGACCGGAGCCATCATCGGTGCGTCGATTCTCGCCGTGCTGGTCAATATCATCGAACTGCTCTGCACCGCTGGACTGCCCGCTCTCTATACGGAAATCCTCACCATGCAGAACTACCCTGCCTGGAAATCGTACTCGTACCTCTGCCTGTATATCGTGGCCTATATGCTGGACGATACCATCATGGTCACGATTGTGGTGGTCACGCTGGGCCGTCACAAATTGCAGGAGACGCAAGGGCGGTATCTCAAACTCTTCAGCGGCGTTGTCATTCTTCTGCTGGGACTGGTTCTGATCATTAAACCATCGTTGCTGTTTTAA
- a CDS encoding PSD1 and planctomycete cytochrome C domain-containing protein: MRLSIVIAVCFCFRGAGAFAEAPVEFNRDIRPILSDKCFACHGPDEKTREADLRLDDREAALADLGGHRAIVEGKAEESELVRRIIATDESELMPPADHDKPLTKAEIELLRNWINQGAQYQQHWSLTPLVRPDVPAKTAAATVNPVDGFIQRKLKQEGFAPSPTADPRTLVRRLSFDLTGLPPEPSVVAAFAADPSEEAYSRLVDQYLNSPHFGERMALYWLDLVRYADTLGYHGDQVQSVSPYRDYVINAFNSNKPFDEFTTEQLAGDLLPDATLWQKVASTYNRLNRASAEGGVQPKEYLAKYSADRVRTTGAVWLGSTLGCAECHDHKFDPFTTKDFYRFAAFFADIKEQGIVSGANHVAKLQVPTEAQAKRTQELDVSLKQAETEFAKTTPELQADRSRWEQEIKSGTDRWTVWKPKQVRSEGGATLKVLEDGSVLASGKNPKHDVYVLEFSDSKLPGDEPFALRIELLPDISLPQQGPGRAGNGNLVLNGVEMTVNDAPVKWQKATASHSQGNHSPEYVINGHKNGWAILPHIGKRQQMLLTGKLTEPKNGKPETEESNTEEPAKKEDDKNTCEIRLVQNFVAGHNLGRFRISFSTNVDISKPGVSASEQLQELVTLPAEKRTAEQQKQIDAAFREATPLLSKERAQLAQLRKEKDHLEKSIVTTLATSATKPRTMQVLPRGNWMDDSGEIVEPGVPHFLSQIKVAENTRPTRLDLARWMTARDNPLVARTFVNRLWMLMFGQGLARSVDDLGSQGEMPTHPELLDWLATEFVESGWDVKHMLRLIVTSKTYQQSSALPAALRERDPYNRLYARQSRWRLEAEMIRDNALALSGLLNEEIGGVSAKPYQPAGYWAQLNFPKRTYQQDNGPQQYRRGLYTHWQRTFLHPSLLAFDAPAREECTARRPRSNTPLQSLVLLNDPTFVESARVLATRLLKESPQPEFEARLNWLTQQTLMRAPRDDEKTLLKSLYEEDLKLYQTQQAEAERILSVGLAKPSGDIDPAELAAWTSVARAVLNLHETITRY; this comes from the coding sequence ATGAGACTCAGTATAGTGATCGCTGTTTGCTTTTGTTTTCGGGGGGCTGGTGCATTTGCAGAAGCTCCCGTCGAGTTCAATCGCGACATACGTCCGATTCTGTCGGACAAATGTTTTGCCTGCCATGGACCGGATGAAAAGACGCGTGAAGCCGATCTGCGACTGGATGATCGTGAGGCGGCCCTCGCAGATTTAGGTGGGCATCGTGCGATTGTCGAAGGTAAAGCGGAAGAGAGTGAACTCGTGCGGCGGATCATCGCCACCGATGAAAGTGAATTGATGCCGCCCGCGGATCACGACAAGCCGCTTACCAAAGCCGAGATTGAACTGTTGCGAAACTGGATCAATCAGGGCGCACAATACCAGCAACACTGGTCGTTGACGCCGCTGGTGCGTCCGGATGTTCCGGCAAAGACAGCCGCTGCGACAGTGAATCCCGTTGATGGCTTTATCCAGCGCAAACTGAAACAGGAAGGGTTTGCACCGAGTCCGACCGCTGATCCGCGCACTCTGGTTCGGCGTCTCTCTTTTGATCTGACCGGTCTGCCACCAGAGCCATCGGTGGTTGCCGCGTTTGCAGCAGATCCGAGCGAGGAAGCGTATTCCCGGTTGGTGGATCAATATTTGAATTCTCCTCATTTTGGCGAACGGATGGCGTTGTACTGGCTGGATCTGGTGCGGTATGCGGATACGCTGGGCTACCACGGAGATCAGGTTCAGAGTGTCTCGCCTTACCGGGATTATGTAATCAACGCGTTCAACAGTAATAAACCGTTTGATGAATTTACGACCGAGCAACTGGCCGGCGATCTCTTACCGGATGCAACACTCTGGCAGAAAGTGGCATCCACTTATAACCGCTTGAATCGCGCTTCGGCGGAAGGGGGCGTTCAACCCAAGGAATATCTGGCAAAGTACTCCGCGGACCGGGTGCGTACGACGGGCGCGGTCTGGCTCGGTTCAACGCTGGGCTGTGCGGAGTGCCACGATCATAAATTTGATCCATTTACAACAAAAGACTTTTATCGCTTCGCTGCCTTTTTTGCCGACATTAAAGAGCAGGGAATTGTGAGTGGCGCGAACCACGTCGCCAAACTTCAGGTGCCGACCGAAGCGCAGGCAAAACGCACGCAGGAGCTGGATGTCTCGCTCAAACAGGCGGAAACCGAATTTGCGAAAACGACTCCCGAACTGCAGGCGGACCGAAGCAGGTGGGAGCAGGAGATCAAGTCAGGCACCGACCGCTGGACGGTCTGGAAGCCGAAACAGGTTCGCTCGGAAGGAGGCGCGACACTCAAAGTGCTGGAGGACGGTTCGGTGCTGGCGAGTGGAAAGAATCCGAAGCATGATGTGTATGTCCTCGAATTCAGTGACAGTAAACTTCCTGGTGACGAGCCGTTTGCTCTGCGAATAGAGTTGTTGCCCGATATCTCACTGCCTCAACAGGGGCCGGGACGTGCCGGCAATGGGAATTTGGTTCTGAACGGAGTGGAAATGACGGTTAATGATGCACCGGTAAAATGGCAGAAAGCGACGGCTTCCCATTCTCAAGGCAATCATTCACCCGAATATGTTATCAATGGGCATAAGAATGGCTGGGCGATTCTGCCACACATCGGAAAACGCCAGCAAATGCTTCTGACAGGAAAGCTGACCGAGCCCAAAAACGGGAAGCCGGAAACAGAGGAGTCCAATACCGAAGAGCCTGCGAAGAAAGAGGATGATAAGAACACCTGTGAGATTCGTCTGGTTCAGAATTTTGTCGCAGGTCATAACCTGGGACGTTTTCGGATTTCGTTTTCAACAAACGTCGATATCAGTAAACCGGGGGTTTCTGCTTCCGAACAGCTTCAGGAACTCGTTACACTTCCGGCTGAAAAACGGACAGCGGAACAGCAGAAGCAGATCGACGCTGCGTTCCGTGAGGCGACGCCGTTATTGAGCAAAGAACGCGCGCAGTTGGCACAGTTACGAAAAGAGAAAGATCACTTAGAAAAAAGCATTGTGACGACATTAGCGACGTCGGCGACGAAGCCGCGCACGATGCAGGTGCTGCCGCGCGGTAACTGGATGGACGATTCAGGAGAGATTGTTGAGCCGGGGGTACCACATTTTCTGTCGCAGATCAAAGTCGCTGAAAACACGCGTCCGACGCGTTTGGATCTGGCACGCTGGATGACCGCACGCGACAATCCGCTGGTCGCACGCACGTTTGTGAATCGACTGTGGATGCTGATGTTCGGTCAGGGTCTGGCCCGTTCGGTGGATGACCTGGGTTCACAGGGAGAAATGCCCACGCATCCCGAACTGCTCGACTGGCTGGCGACTGAATTTGTGGAAAGCGGCTGGGATGTCAAGCACATGCTGCGTCTGATTGTGACGTCAAAAACGTATCAGCAGTCTTCGGCGTTGCCAGCAGCGCTGCGCGAACGCGATCCTTATAACCGGCTCTATGCCCGGCAGTCGCGCTGGCGGCTGGAAGCGGAAATGATTCGTGATAATGCCCTCGCATTGAGCGGGCTGTTGAATGAGGAAATCGGGGGCGTGAGTGCCAAACCATATCAGCCGGCGGGATACTGGGCGCAGTTGAATTTCCCCAAACGAACCTATCAGCAGGATAACGGTCCACAGCAGTATCGGCGTGGCTTATATACCCACTGGCAGCGGACGTTCCTGCACCCGAGTTTGCTGGCCTTTGATGCGCCGGCCCGTGAAGAATGTACGGCGCGGCGGCCCCGCTCGAATACGCCTTTGCAGTCACTGGTGTTGTTGAACGATCCGACGTTTGTTGAATCGGCGCGCGTGTTGGCGACGCGTCTTTTGAAGGAAAGTCCCCAGCCGGAATTTGAAGCACGATTGAACTGGCTCACGCAGCAGACGTTAATGCGTGCGCCCCGTGATGACGAAAAAACGCTGTTGAAATCACTGTATGAAGAAGATTTGAAACTTTACCAAACACAACAGGCAGAAGCGGAACGCATTTTGTCCGTCGGTCTGGCCAAACCGTCTGGCGACATCGATCCCGCTGAGCTGGCGGCCTGGACCAGCGTGGCGCGGGCGGTTCTGAATCTGCATGAAACGATCACACGATATTAA
- a CDS encoding DUF1501 domain-containing protein, whose translation MSDFYSSRRSFLRQSALGIGPAALLSLLSRDAGASDLGQGVISKPHFKPRVKRVIHLCMAGGPSHLETFDDKPTLREMHGKPMPESLTKGQQVAQLQGRELKCFAPQFEFTSFGESGQRICSQFPNIGSVADDLCIIRSMYTDQINHDPAHTLFNTGSSQAGRPSMGSWLLYGLGQECDNLPGYVVLTSVGKGGQAQPIAARQWHSGFLPSRFQGVQFQATGAPVLYLNRPEGVTMQQQRRLVDTVNQLNRGFDDLVHDPEIATRIGQYEMAFRMQTSVPGLMDLKNESKETMSAYGTEGGDGTYASNCLLARRLLERGVRFVQLYHRAWDHHGGIKRSIEITAKEVDQATAALIKDLKQRGLYDDTLIVFGGEFGRTPMAQGTGRDHHIKGFSMVLGGGAVQGGKSFGTTDDFGYAAAENPVHVRDFHATLLHLFGIDHRRFSYKFQGLDFRLTGVEEAHVIKDIIA comes from the coding sequence ATGTCTGACTTTTATTCTTCACGACGCAGTTTTCTCCGTCAATCGGCACTGGGCATTGGACCAGCGGCTCTGCTGTCGCTGTTGTCTCGCGATGCGGGTGCCAGCGATCTCGGGCAGGGTGTGATTTCGAAGCCGCACTTTAAGCCGCGCGTCAAGCGGGTGATCCATCTCTGTATGGCGGGCGGGCCTTCGCACCTGGAAACGTTTGACGATAAACCGACGTTACGCGAGATGCATGGCAAGCCGATGCCCGAATCGCTGACCAAAGGGCAGCAGGTGGCGCAGCTGCAGGGACGCGAGCTCAAATGTTTCGCACCGCAGTTTGAGTTTACCAGTTTCGGTGAAAGCGGCCAGCGGATCTGTTCACAGTTTCCCAACATCGGTTCGGTGGCCGACGACTTGTGCATCATTCGATCGATGTATACCGACCAGATCAATCATGACCCCGCGCATACGCTGTTCAATACCGGTTCTTCCCAGGCGGGCCGTCCGAGTATGGGCTCGTGGTTGTTGTATGGACTGGGACAGGAATGCGATAATCTTCCCGGCTATGTCGTCTTGACCAGCGTGGGGAAAGGGGGGCAGGCCCAGCCGATCGCCGCACGTCAGTGGCACAGCGGTTTTCTGCCTTCGCGTTTTCAGGGCGTTCAGTTTCAAGCCACCGGGGCGCCGGTGTTGTATCTGAATCGACCGGAGGGCGTCACGATGCAGCAGCAGCGCCGGCTCGTGGATACGGTCAATCAGTTGAATCGGGGCTTCGATGATCTAGTGCACGATCCCGAAATTGCCACACGCATCGGCCAATACGAAATGGCATTTCGCATGCAGACCAGTGTGCCGGGTTTGATGGATCTGAAAAATGAATCGAAGGAAACGATGTCAGCCTATGGAACCGAAGGGGGCGACGGCACGTACGCCTCAAATTGTCTGCTGGCGCGAAGACTGCTCGAACGGGGCGTCCGCTTTGTGCAGCTCTATCACCGGGCATGGGACCATCATGGCGGGATTAAACGTTCGATCGAGATCACAGCCAAAGAAGTCGATCAGGCGACCGCGGCTCTGATTAAAGATCTGAAACAGCGGGGCCTGTATGATGACACACTGATCGTCTTCGGCGGCGAATTCGGCAGAACGCCGATGGCTCAGGGGACCGGTCGCGATCATCATATCAAAGGCTTTTCGATGGTGCTGGGAGGCGGCGCCGTCCAAGGGGGTAAGAGTTTTGGCACGACTGACGATTTCGGTTATGCGGCTGCAGAAAATCCGGTCCATGTGCGTGACTTTCATGCGACGTTGCTGCATCTGTTCGGCATCGATCACCGGCGGTTCAGTTACAAATTCCAGGGCCTCGATTTCCGTCTCACCGGTGTGGAAGAAGCACACGTCATCAAAGACATTATCGCGTAA